In Arsenophonus sp. aPb, one DNA window encodes the following:
- a CDS encoding exoribonuclease II — MFQDNPLLAQLKQQLHAQTPRVEGIVKSTEKGFGFLEVDGTKTYFIPPPQMKKVMHGDRIIATIHTNKDREMVEPEQLVEPFLTRFVGRIQKRNSDNRLYVKPDHPILKENIFCRPAQHLSHDFAHNDWVIAEIRRHPLKNQGGFQAEITQYITDGDDHFAPWWVTLSRHQLEREAPKMQSCAIEEQTSERHDLTHLNFITIDSASTEDMDDALYIERIDDNQLRLFVAIADPTSYIPLNSELDTIAQQRGYTNYLPGFNIPMLPRELSDDLCSLRPNERRPALVCQFDIKQDGQLAENIQFCLAWIESKNKLVYDDVSDWLEQQDKWQNENEIIKQQILLLNEMCEKRSAWRLAHALVFKDRPDYRFVLDENGNVNNILAEKRRIANRIVEEAMIAANLCATKVLKDKLGFGIFNAHNGFDPSQIDNVIAILQESDIEQNAETLLTLDGFCRLRRLLDGQPTQFIDSRIRRFQAFAEIKTTPAAHYGLGFDAYATWTSPIRKYTDIINHRLLKAIINNEQHNVTKPAETLLAKITERKRANRLAERDVGDWLYARFLKPFAKTNTIFAAEITDITRGGIRIRLTDNGASAFIPAPFIHPVREEIQCSQEAGAILIKGIAVYKLNDVINVQLEEVRMETRNIIARLVA; from the coding sequence ATGTTTCAAGATAACCCGCTGCTAGCGCAGCTAAAACAGCAATTACATGCCCAAACACCTCGTGTTGAAGGGATTGTTAAAAGTACAGAAAAAGGTTTTGGTTTTCTTGAGGTCGATGGAACGAAAACTTATTTCATTCCACCACCACAAATGAAAAAAGTGATGCATGGTGATCGGATCATCGCCACTATTCACACCAATAAAGATCGCGAAATGGTTGAACCAGAGCAATTAGTTGAACCCTTTCTTACCCGATTCGTAGGACGAATTCAAAAAAGAAATAGTGATAACCGACTTTATGTCAAACCCGATCATCCAATTTTAAAAGAAAATATTTTTTGTCGTCCGGCACAACATCTTAGTCATGACTTTGCGCACAATGATTGGGTAATAGCCGAGATTCGTCGTCATCCATTAAAAAATCAAGGTGGGTTTCAAGCTGAAATTACCCAATATATTACTGATGGTGATGACCATTTCGCCCCTTGGTGGGTAACACTAAGTCGACATCAATTAGAGCGCGAAGCACCAAAAATGCAAAGCTGCGCAATTGAAGAACAGACATCAGAGCGCCATGATCTTACTCATCTCAACTTTATTACTATTGACAGTGCCAGCACTGAAGATATGGATGATGCACTTTATATAGAGCGGATTGATGATAATCAATTACGCCTTTTTGTTGCTATTGCCGATCCAACCAGTTATATCCCGCTAAATAGTGAGTTAGATACCATAGCCCAACAGCGTGGATATACCAATTACTTACCTGGTTTCAATATTCCAATGTTACCACGTGAATTATCGGATGATTTGTGCTCTCTACGCCCTAATGAGCGCCGCCCTGCGCTAGTCTGTCAATTTGATATCAAGCAAGATGGACAATTAGCTGAAAATATTCAATTTTGCCTGGCCTGGATCGAATCAAAAAACAAGTTGGTTTACGATGATGTTTCTGACTGGTTAGAACAGCAAGATAAATGGCAAAACGAAAATGAAATAATCAAACAGCAAATATTATTGCTCAATGAAATGTGCGAAAAACGTTCTGCCTGGCGCCTAGCCCATGCATTGGTATTTAAGGATCGACCAGACTATCGCTTTGTACTTGATGAAAATGGTAATGTTAATAACATTTTGGCGGAAAAACGTCGAATTGCTAATCGTATTGTCGAAGAAGCGATGATTGCCGCCAATCTTTGTGCAACAAAAGTATTAAAAGATAAATTAGGATTTGGTATTTTTAATGCCCATAATGGCTTTGACCCCAGTCAAATTGATAACGTTATTGCCATTTTGCAAGAAAGTGATATCGAACAAAATGCAGAAACACTGTTAACCCTTGATGGATTTTGCCGTTTACGGCGTTTATTAGATGGCCAACCCACTCAATTTATAGATAGTAGAATACGCCGTTTTCAAGCTTTTGCTGAAATTAAAACCACACCGGCTGCCCATTATGGTTTAGGATTTGATGCCTATGCCACCTGGACATCTCCGATCCGTAAGTATACCGATATCATCAACCATCGTTTATTAAAAGCCATAATAAATAATGAGCAGCATAATGTCACAAAACCTGCTGAAACTTTGCTGGCAAAAATTACTGAACGCAAGCGTGCTAATCGTTTAGCTGAACGCGATGTGGGTGATTGGTTGTATGCGCGTTTTCTAAAACCTTTTGCTAAAACTAACACCATTTTTGCTGCTGAAATAACCGATATTACTCGAGGTGGGATCCGCATTCGTTTAACCGATAATGGCGCTAGTGCCTTTATTCCAGCACCTTTTATACATCCCGTGCGAGAAGAAATACAGTGTAGTCAAGAAGCAGGCGCTATACTTATTAAAGGTATTGCTGTTTATAAACTTAACGATGTGATTAACGTTCAACTTGAAGAAGTTCGAATGGAAACCCGCAATATTATTGCACGACTTGTGGCTTAA
- the osmB gene encoding osmotically-inducible lipoprotein OsmB yields MKRSKKHTLLILISVFSLMSITACSNMSKRDKNTAIGAGIGAVGGAILTEGSGLGTVGGAAIGGLIGHQVAK; encoded by the coding sequence ATGAAGCGTTCAAAAAAACACACATTGCTAATATTAATATCGGTCTTTTCCCTCATGTCTATTACAGCCTGCTCTAATATGTCAAAACGCGATAAAAATACCGCTATCGGTGCTGGCATTGGTGCCGTCGGTGGGGCTATTCTGACTGAAGGAAGTGGATTAGGCACGGTAGGTGGTGCTGCTATTGGTGGTTTAATTGGTCACCAAGTCGCTAAATAA
- the yciH gene encoding stress response translation initiation inhibitor YciH produces MSDSRLVYSTESGRIVETEKKSSPTKGDGIIRIRRESSGRKGKGVCIITGLGLKKDELILLAAELKKKCGSGGSIKAGNIEIQGDKRELIKQLLEAKGMKVKLAGG; encoded by the coding sequence ATGAGTGACTCGCGTTTAGTTTATTCGACAGAAAGTGGCAGAATTGTCGAAACAGAAAAAAAATCATCACCAACAAAAGGCGATGGTATTATTCGTATCAGACGTGAAAGCTCGGGGCGAAAGGGTAAAGGAGTTTGTATTATTACCGGCTTGGGTTTGAAAAAAGATGAATTAATTTTGCTTGCTGCTGAGTTAAAGAAAAAATGCGGTTCAGGTGGCTCAATTAAAGCGGGTAATATTGAGATTCAGGGTGACAAACGGGAGCTTATCAAGCAATTATTAGAAGCTAAAGGAATGAAGGTTAAGCTGGCCGGTGGCTAA
- the pyrF gene encoding orotidine-5'-phosphate decarboxylase — MIARTQNKLSVSTNSPVIVALDYHDLTKALSFVDNISPQDCRLKVGMQMFTLYGPQFIQTLHNRGFHVFLDLKFHDIPNTVAQAVKAAAEIGVWMVNVHACGGARMMMAAKEALVEYGKDAPLLIAVTVLTSMEQADLHQIGIKQTPADRALQLAKLVNQCGVDGVVCSAHEALTLKSACGNDFLLVTPGIRPTGAQAGDQRRIMTPEQAINAGVDYMVIGRPITHSADPALTLTQINRSIGWIK, encoded by the coding sequence ATGATAGCCCGTACGCAAAATAAACTTTCCGTCTCTACTAATTCCCCCGTTATTGTTGCATTAGATTATCATGATCTAACTAAGGCATTATCTTTTGTTGATAATATAAGCCCGCAGGATTGCCGCCTAAAGGTGGGTATGCAGATGTTTACTTTATATGGCCCACAATTTATTCAAACTCTACATAACCGAGGATTTCACGTTTTCTTAGATTTGAAATTTCATGATATTCCCAATACCGTTGCACAGGCCGTTAAAGCTGCTGCAGAAATTGGTGTTTGGATGGTTAATGTACATGCATGTGGTGGCGCTAGAATGATGATGGCAGCTAAAGAAGCATTAGTTGAGTATGGTAAAGATGCACCACTATTAATTGCGGTCACTGTATTAACCAGTATGGAACAAGCGGATCTACACCAGATTGGCATTAAACAAACACCGGCTGATCGCGCTTTGCAACTAGCAAAATTAGTCAACCAGTGTGGGGTGGATGGCGTTGTCTGTTCAGCTCATGAAGCTTTAACACTGAAATCAGCTTGCGGTAATGATTTTTTATTAGTTACGCCGGGAATTCGTCCCACAGGTGCACAAGCGGGTGATCAGCGGCGAATAATGACACCAGAGCAGGCTATTAATGCTGGAGTTGATTATATGGTTATTGGTCGTCCTATTACTCATAGCGCGGATCCAGCGTTAACTCTGACGCAAATTAATCGTTCAATTGGATGGATAAAATGA
- the lapB gene encoding lipopolysaccharide assembly protein LapB has translation MLELLFLLLPIAAAYGWYMGRRSAQHDKQQSADRLSREYVAGVNFLLSNQQDKAVDLFLDMLKEDSSAFEAHLTLGNLFRSRGEIERAIRIHQSLFESNSLSFEQKLLATQQLGRDYLAAGVYDRARNIFLQLVDEQDFRFSALQSLLTIYQATSDWHKAIDVAEKLVKMGNPQLKEEIAHFYCELALMELSSDNLDGAFLLLNKAAQANKNGARVSIMKGRIHIARGEYEKAISILKQVFDQDRDLVSDTLAMLYECYYHLVAWDDWEAYIQQCVAGDCGATAQLYLAEIIEKRKGPEKAQIFIKQQLERHPTMRLFYKLIDYHLADAEEGRAKESLELLRNMVGEQIRLKPDYRCRKCGFTTHSLYWYCPSCRSWDTIKPIKGLDGQ, from the coding sequence ATGTTAGAGCTGTTATTTCTGCTACTGCCTATTGCCGCTGCCTATGGTTGGTATATGGGACGCAGAAGTGCTCAACATGATAAACAGCAAAGTGCCGATCGTTTATCCCGTGAGTATGTAGCTGGTGTTAATTTCTTACTGTCTAATCAACAAGATAAAGCTGTTGATCTGTTTTTGGATATGCTTAAAGAAGATAGTTCGGCGTTTGAAGCTCATTTAACATTAGGAAATCTTTTCCGCTCAAGAGGTGAGATTGAGCGAGCTATTCGTATTCATCAATCCTTGTTTGAAAGTAACTCATTATCATTTGAGCAGAAACTACTAGCCACACAGCAGCTTGGACGCGATTATTTAGCGGCTGGGGTTTATGATCGCGCAAGAAATATTTTTTTGCAGCTAGTTGATGAGCAAGATTTTCGCTTTAGTGCACTCCAATCTTTACTCACTATTTATCAAGCAACGAGCGATTGGCATAAAGCAATCGATGTTGCTGAAAAATTAGTCAAAATGGGCAATCCTCAACTAAAAGAAGAAATAGCTCATTTTTATTGCGAACTTGCGCTCATGGAATTGAGTAGTGACAATCTAGATGGGGCATTTCTTTTACTGAATAAAGCTGCCCAAGCAAATAAAAACGGAGCGAGAGTTTCTATTATGAAAGGACGCATTCATATCGCTCGTGGTGAATATGAAAAAGCAATTTCAATACTTAAGCAAGTTTTTGACCAAGATAGAGATTTAGTTAGTGACACTTTAGCCATGCTTTATGAATGTTATTATCATTTAGTGGCTTGGGATGATTGGGAAGCTTATATCCAGCAATGTGTTGCCGGCGATTGTGGGGCAACTGCACAGCTTTATCTTGCAGAAATAATTGAAAAAAGAAAAGGACCGGAAAAAGCACAAATATTTATTAAACAGCAGCTAGAACGTCACCCAACGATGCGATTGTTTTATAAATTGATCGATTATCATTTAGCAGACGCAGAAGAAGGTAGAGCAAAAGAGAGTTTAGAATTATTGCGCAATATGGTTGGTGAGCAAATTCGTTTAAAACCTGATTACCGTTGTCGTAAATGTGGTTTTACTACCCATTCTTTATATTGGTATTGTCCTTCATGCCGCTCTTGGGATACGATCAAACCAATAAAAGGCCTTGATGGTCAGTGA
- a CDS encoding LapA family protein, which translates to MKYFLILLLAIAIFIVSVTLGSSNNQIITFNYLIAKGDYPISTLLAILFAVGFVLGWLICGVFYAKALISLSNARRKIKRLESQLVESPPSEHDAKVALVTNEKR; encoded by the coding sequence GTGAAATATTTTTTAATTTTATTACTTGCTATAGCCATTTTTATTGTTTCCGTGACACTTGGCTCAAGCAATAATCAGATAATAACATTTAATTATTTGATTGCCAAAGGTGACTATCCAATATCAACATTACTAGCAATCCTTTTTGCGGTTGGATTCGTATTGGGTTGGCTTATTTGCGGGGTATTTTACGCTAAGGCATTAATTTCATTATCTAATGCAAGACGTAAAATTAAACGACTAGAAAGTCAATTAGTTGAATCACCTCCAAGTGAACATGACGCTAAAGTGGCGCTTGTTACAAATGAAAAAAGGTAA
- the ribA gene encoding GTP cyclohydrolase II gives MQLKRIAEAKLPTPFGEFLLVGFEEIVNGNNHIALIYGDITDGKPVLSRIHSECLTGDALFSLRCDCGFQLEAALKQIAQEGRGVLLYHRQEGRNIGLLNKIRAYSLQDQGLDTVEANLKLGFKPDERDFTICADMYKLLAINEVILLTNNPKKLEIMKEAGINVVERVPLIVGRNPKNSDYLNVKASKLGHILSDDDKT, from the coding sequence ATGCAGCTAAAACGTATAGCTGAAGCCAAGCTACCCACTCCTTTTGGTGAGTTTCTCCTCGTTGGTTTTGAAGAAATCGTTAATGGTAATAATCATATAGCACTTATTTATGGTGATATTACTGATGGAAAACCCGTTCTTTCCCGTATCCACTCGGAATGTCTAACCGGTGATGCCTTATTTAGTTTACGTTGTGATTGTGGGTTTCAACTAGAAGCAGCACTTAAACAAATTGCACAAGAGGGTCGCGGAGTACTACTTTACCATCGTCAAGAAGGGCGTAATATCGGATTATTAAATAAAATACGCGCCTATTCTCTGCAGGATCAAGGTCTGGATACTGTTGAAGCTAATTTAAAACTTGGCTTTAAACCCGATGAGCGTGATTTTACTATCTGTGCGGACATGTATAAATTACTCGCTATCAATGAAGTGATATTATTAACGAATAATCCTAAAAAACTAGAAATTATGAAAGAAGCCGGAATTAATGTCGTAGAACGCGTTCCTCTTATTGTTGGTCGTAATCCTAAAAATAGCGACTATCTCAATGTAAAAGCCAGCAAATTAGGCCATATTCTATCTGATGATGACAAGACATAA
- the acnA gene encoding aconitate hydratase AcnA, which produces MSLSIRTDCASTLSAGSKHYEYFSLSKAAKQLGDISNLPKSLKVLFENLLRHLDGKSVVLKDLQAMVDWQHTGHAEREIAYQPARVLMQDFTGVPAVVDLAAMREAVQRLGGEVNKVNPLTPVDLIIDHSVMVDEFATPQAFTDNVKFEMQRNHERYLFLRWGQKAFNRFRVVPPGTGICHQVNLEYLGKAVWYEEREGKLFAYPDTLVGTDSHTTMINGLGVLGWGVGGIEAEAAMLGQPISMLIPDVVGFKLTGKLKEGITATDLVLTVTQMLRQHGVVGKFVEFYGDGLADLPLADRATIANMSPEYGATCGFFPVDEITLSYMRLTGRSEEEIALVENYTKTQGLWRHPGEEPIFTSTLALDLALVEASLAGPKRPQDRVELSQVPHAFKNSVDLELNKSTKQHAPSVSYAGKNFQLQEGAVVIAAITSCTNTSNPSVLMAAGLLAKKAVEKGLERKPWVKSSLAPGSKVVTDYLAKAGLTDYLNQLGFNLVGYGCTTCIGNSGPLPSPIEEAIKKNDLTVGAVLSGNRNFEGRIHPLVKTNWLASPPLVVAYALAGNMQINLANEPLGQDKNGNDVLLKDIWPTSQEIANAVQLVKSDMFHKEYNAVFDGDAAWQALDVKSSATYSWQPDSTYIRNPPFFDGMQLVPAPITDIHGAHILAILGDSVTTDHISPAGNIKADSPAGHYLQSHGVQAKDFNSYGSRRGNHEVMMRGTFANIRIRNEMLPGVEGGFTRYIPTQTQLAIYDAAMQYQQNKIPLAIIAGKEYGSGSSRDWAAKGTLLLGVRVVIAESYERIHRSNLIGMGVLPLEFPANVNRKTLKLTGDETIDIAGLQSITPGEMITVNITDKNGQIMTIAMRCRIDTMTELEYFRHGGILHYVIRQMVK; this is translated from the coding sequence ATGTCGTTAAGTATAAGAACGGACTGTGCATCCACACTCTCCGCTGGAAGTAAACACTATGAATATTTTAGCTTGTCTAAAGCAGCAAAACAGTTAGGTGATATTTCGAATCTTCCAAAATCACTTAAAGTACTGTTTGAAAATTTGCTGCGCCATCTTGATGGAAAATCTGTCGTATTAAAAGATTTACAGGCGATGGTTGATTGGCAGCATACTGGGCATGCTGAGCGTGAAATTGCCTATCAACCCGCCCGAGTTTTGATGCAGGATTTTACCGGTGTACCAGCAGTTGTTGATCTTGCTGCAATGCGTGAAGCCGTGCAACGATTAGGTGGTGAGGTTAATAAGGTAAACCCATTAACACCTGTCGATTTAATTATTGACCATTCAGTTATGGTTGATGAATTTGCTACCCCGCAAGCCTTTACCGATAACGTAAAATTTGAAATGCAACGCAATCATGAGCGTTACCTTTTTTTACGTTGGGGACAAAAAGCATTTAATCGTTTTAGGGTTGTGCCGCCCGGAACGGGTATTTGTCACCAGGTAAATCTTGAGTATTTAGGTAAGGCAGTGTGGTATGAAGAACGAGAAGGAAAATTGTTCGCTTATCCAGATACATTGGTTGGCACAGATTCTCATACCACGATGATCAATGGTTTGGGGGTCTTAGGTTGGGGGGTAGGCGGTATTGAAGCTGAAGCCGCGATGTTGGGACAACCGATTTCGATGCTTATTCCTGATGTAGTTGGTTTTAAATTAACAGGTAAACTCAAAGAAGGGATCACTGCTACCGACTTAGTTTTGACAGTGACGCAAATGTTGCGTCAACATGGTGTAGTGGGGAAATTTGTTGAATTTTATGGTGATGGTTTGGCCGATTTACCCCTCGCGGATCGCGCTACCATTGCCAATATGTCACCTGAATATGGTGCTACATGTGGTTTTTTCCCCGTTGATGAAATCACGTTAAGTTATATGCGGTTAACAGGACGTTCGGAAGAAGAAATTGCTTTAGTTGAAAACTATACAAAAACACAAGGATTATGGCGTCATCCCGGCGAAGAACCTATTTTTACCAGTACATTAGCTTTAGATTTAGCCTTGGTTGAAGCAAGTCTGGCTGGACCAAAACGCCCTCAAGATCGGGTTGAATTGAGTCAGGTTCCGCATGCGTTTAAAAATTCAGTTGATCTTGAATTAAATAAATCAACCAAACAGCATGCGCCCTCGGTCAGTTATGCTGGTAAAAATTTTCAATTGCAAGAGGGTGCGGTCGTTATTGCAGCAATAACTTCCTGTACCAATACTTCAAACCCAAGTGTTTTAATGGCGGCAGGGTTATTAGCCAAAAAAGCAGTTGAAAAAGGTTTAGAGCGTAAGCCTTGGGTAAAATCTTCGTTAGCGCCAGGCTCAAAAGTGGTTACTGATTATTTAGCTAAAGCCGGATTGACGGATTACTTAAATCAATTAGGTTTCAACCTAGTCGGTTATGGCTGTACCACTTGTATTGGTAATTCAGGGCCACTACCGTCGCCAATAGAAGAGGCAATCAAGAAAAATGATCTTACTGTCGGTGCGGTGCTATCAGGTAATCGAAATTTTGAAGGTAGGATCCATCCATTAGTAAAAACTAACTGGTTAGCTTCGCCACCTTTAGTAGTAGCTTATGCTTTGGCAGGTAATATGCAAATAAATCTTGCTAATGAGCCGTTAGGACAAGATAAGAATGGTAACGATGTATTGCTAAAAGATATTTGGCCAACCAGTCAGGAAATTGCCAATGCAGTACAATTGGTAAAATCTGACATGTTTCATAAAGAATATAATGCGGTTTTTGATGGCGATGCAGCATGGCAGGCACTTGATGTAAAAAGTTCAGCCACTTATTCATGGCAGCCTGATTCAACTTATATTCGTAATCCACCTTTCTTTGATGGTATGCAGCTAGTACCAGCGCCTATCACTGATATTCATGGTGCCCATATTCTGGCTATATTAGGCGATTCTGTTACCACCGATCATATTTCACCAGCCGGCAATATTAAAGCGGATAGTCCCGCTGGTCACTACTTACAATCACATGGCGTTCAAGCAAAAGATTTCAATTCGTATGGTTCAAGACGAGGTAATCATGAAGTTATGATGCGAGGTACATTTGCCAATATACGCATTCGTAATGAAATGCTGCCTGGTGTTGAAGGGGGATTTACTCGCTATATCCCCACACAGACTCAGCTAGCTATTTATGACGCCGCTATGCAATATCAGCAAAATAAAATACCGTTAGCTATTATTGCTGGTAAAGAGTATGGCTCCGGATCCAGTCGTGACTGGGCGGCTAAAGGAACGCTACTTCTAGGAGTAAGGGTAGTTATTGCTGAATCTTATGAACGAATTCATCGCTCTAATTTGATTGGGATGGGGGTTTTACCGTTAGAATTTCCGGCCAATGTAAATCGTAAAACGTTAAAATTGACAGGTGATGAGACAATTGACATTGCAGGCTTGCAATCGATTACCCCAGGCGAGATGATTACAGTCAATATTACTGATAAAAATGGTCAGATAATGACAATTGCTATGCGTTGCCGAATTGATACGATGACTGAATTAGAATACTTTCGTCATGGCGGTATTCTTCATTATGTTATTCGTCAAATGGTAAAATAA
- the cysB gene encoding HTH-type transcriptional regulator CysB, with translation MKLQQLRYIVEIENHNLNVSSTAEGLYTSQPGISKQVRMLEDELGVQIFGRSGKHLTHVTPAGKEVIKIAREVMTKMNAIRAVVGEHTYPDRGILAIATTHTQARYALPPVIKQFIEHYPQVSLHMSQGSPIQIAEDVSKGNSDFAIATEALHLYKDLVMLPCYHWNRSVVVKADHPLAGKKNITINELAQYPIVTYTHGFTGRSELDEAFFKAGLQAKIIFTATDADVIKTYVRLGLGIGIIASMAVDPILDQDLVIIDMRDKFSYSTTKIGFHRNSFLRSYMYDFIWRFAPHLTPDVVDKAISLRSNEEIEEMFKGIQLPTI, from the coding sequence ATGAAATTACAGCAATTACGTTACATTGTAGAGATTGAAAATCATAATTTAAATGTTTCATCAACAGCTGAAGGGTTATATACATCACAACCAGGTATAAGCAAGCAGGTTCGTATGCTTGAAGATGAACTTGGAGTGCAAATTTTTGGTCGTAGTGGTAAACATTTAACGCATGTTACTCCCGCCGGAAAGGAAGTGATAAAAATTGCTCGAGAAGTGATGACGAAAATGAACGCTATTCGAGCAGTCGTTGGTGAACATACTTACCCTGATCGCGGCATATTGGCGATTGCTACTACACATACTCAAGCAAGGTATGCTCTTCCTCCGGTGATTAAGCAATTTATCGAACATTATCCACAAGTTTCCTTACATATGAGCCAGGGCTCGCCAATCCAAATTGCGGAAGATGTCAGTAAAGGAAATAGCGACTTTGCTATTGCAACTGAAGCTTTACATCTTTACAAAGATTTAGTGATGTTACCTTGTTATCATTGGAATCGATCGGTTGTCGTTAAAGCAGATCATCCTTTGGCTGGCAAGAAAAATATTACTATTAATGAACTCGCTCAATACCCGATTGTGACTTATACCCATGGTTTTACCGGTCGTTCTGAGTTGGATGAGGCTTTTTTTAAGGCAGGTTTACAGGCTAAGATTATTTTTACTGCTACAGATGCTGATGTTATTAAGACTTATGTAAGATTAGGTTTAGGTATAGGAATTATTGCTAGCATGGCAGTTGATCCTATTCTGGATCAAGACTTAGTTATTATTGATATGCGGGATAAGTTCAGCTATAGCACCACAAAAATAGGTTTTCATCGTAATAGTTTTCTACGTAGTTATATGTATGATTTTATTTGGCGTTTTGCACCACATTTAACACCTGATGTTGTTGATAAAGCGATCTCTTTGCGTTCAAATGAAGAAATCGAAGAGATGTTTAAAGGGATTCAATTACCAACAATATAA
- the sodC gene encoding superoxide dismutase [Cu-Zn] SodC, which translates to MKLKMLLIVGAFFTATSLAKSITVPMQIVTAKNNGQSVGKITITETKFGLLFTPQLQGLVPGIHGFHIHEHPNCDALQKEGKLIAAGKAGGHFDPNKTAKHKGPYDSSGHLGDLPGLVVNANGSADYAILAPRLKLISQIKNRALMIHEGGDNYSDHPATLGGGGLRVVCGIIK; encoded by the coding sequence ATGAAATTAAAAATGTTACTAATTGTGGGCGCTTTTTTCACTGCAACTTCGCTAGCCAAATCAATTACAGTCCCAATGCAGATAGTTACAGCAAAAAATAACGGTCAATCCGTTGGTAAAATTACCATCACGGAAACGAAGTTTGGTTTATTGTTTACTCCGCAATTACAAGGACTAGTGCCAGGAATACATGGTTTTCATATTCATGAACATCCTAATTGTGATGCTTTACAAAAAGAGGGAAAGTTAATAGCAGCAGGAAAAGCAGGTGGCCATTTTGATCCCAATAAAACGGCTAAACATAAAGGTCCATATGATAGTAGTGGGCATTTAGGTGATTTACCGGGTTTAGTCGTTAATGCAAATGGTAGTGCTGATTATGCTATTTTAGCACCGCGCTTAAAATTAATAAGTCAAATTAAGAATAGAGCATTAATGATCCATGAAGGTGGCGATAATTATTCAGATCATCCAGCAACATTAGGTGGTGGTGGTTTAAGGGTAGTTTGCGGTATTATTAAATAA